In Citrus sinensis cultivar Valencia sweet orange chromosome 2, DVS_A1.0, whole genome shotgun sequence, a single genomic region encodes these proteins:
- the LOC102615553 gene encoding protochlorophyllide-dependent translocon component 52, chloroplastic isoform X3: MEALRLSSVSPFCNATFKLEYNKTHFTKPKFLSFQFSSLSTLSSFSSKPYKIFTTLSPSSQVSTEATDPPERELETNSQEEKFDWFSQWYPLMPVCDLDKRVPHAKKVLGLDVVVWWDRNENEWRVFADACPHRLAPLSEGRIDQWGRLQCVYHGWCFSGSGDCKFIPQAPPDGPPVHTSKKACAAVYPSAVQNGILWFWPDIAPQCKDIIKTKKPPHIPELDDPSFTKMFGSRDVPYGYEVLMENLMDPAHLTYAHYGMMRTRKPKVMLDREGGRPIKISFEKIDINGFIAKQDSESAKFLAPCVFVVYFDLLENQENGSASSGGAEEKLKQRRVAMIFICAPVSPGNSRVIWAFPRNFQIWIDKVVPRWIFHIGQNLILDSDLCLLHVEERKIMAVGPANWQKACFVPTKSDNLVVGFRMWLKKYSGGQFNWGGKFDATLPPTLPREQLMDRYWSHVVNCKSCNAAHKSLNALEVILQVVSVVSVGIVAATKQNAMSMATRATIVSFAVICFAASKWLSHFVYKTFHYHDYNHALR; this comes from the exons ATGGAAGCTCTTAGACTCTCCTCGGTTTCACCTTTTTGTAACGCTACATTCAAACTTGAGTACAATAAGACCCACTTCACTAAGCCCAAGTTCTTAAGCTTTCAGTTCAGTTCCCTGTCCACTTTATCATCTTTCTCATCAAAACCATACAAAATCTTCACCACCTTATCACCATCGTCACAAGTTTCAACTGAAGCCACAGACCCACCAGAAAGAGAGCTTGAAACTAACTCACAAGAGGAGAAATTTGATTGGTTCTCACAGTGGTATCCATTGATGCCGGTGTGTGATTTGGACAAGAGAGTCCCTCATGCAAAGAAAGTGTTGGGGCTTGATGTCGTGGTTTGGTGGGacaggaatgagaatgaatgGAGAGTCTTTGCTGATGCTTGTCCTCACAGATTGGCTCCTTTGTCAGAAGGAAGAATTGATCAATGGGGAAGGCTTCAGTGTGTGTATCATGGCTGGTGCTTCAGTGGCTCGGGTGACTGTAAATTTATCCCTCAGGCTCCCCCAGACGGCCCCCCG GTCCACACATCCAAGAAAGCATGTGCAGCTGTTTATCCAAGTGCCGTACAGAATGGCATCCTATGGTTTTGGCCAGATATTGCTCCTCAGTGCAAGGATATTATCAAGACTAAGAAACCTCCTCACATCCCGGAACTCGATGACCCGTCATTTACAAAAATGTTTGGAAGCAGGGATGTTCCTTATGG ATATGAGGTCCTAATGGAAAATCTTATGGATCCTGCTCATCTTACATATGCACATTACGGAATGATGCGTACGAGGAAACCCAAAG TGATGCTCGATAGAGAAGGGGGAAGACCAATCAAAATAAGTTTCGAGAAAATAGACATAAATGGTTTCATTGCAAAGCAGGATTCGGAAAGTGCCAAATTTTTGGCACCTTGTGtctttgttgtttattttgatctTCTGGAGAATCAGGAAAATGGATCTGCATCATCGGGAGGAGCCGAAGAG AAGCTGAAGCAACGAAGAGTAgctatgatttttatttgtgctccaGTAAGTCCGGGTAACAGCAGAGTAATCTGGGCCTTCCCAAGAAACTTCCAGATTTGGATAGACAAAGTTGTTCCGCGGTGGATATTTCATATTGGACAGAACCTAATTCTGGATTCAGATTTATGCCTGCTTCACGTTGAG GAGCGAAAGATAATGGCTGTTGGCCCTGCTAATTGGCAGAAAGCTTGTTTTGTGCCAACAAAATCCGATAACCTGGTAGTTGGTTTCAGGATgtggttaaaaaaatattccgGTGGCCAATTCAATTGGGGAGGAAAATTCGATGCAACTCTTCCACCAACACTGCCAAGAGAACAGCTCATGGACAG GTACTGGTCTCATGTGGTGAACTGCAAAAGTTGCAATGCTGCACACAAGAGTCTCAATGCACTTGAGGTCATACTGCAAGTCGTCTCTGTTGTTTCAGTTGGGATTGTTGCTGCAACCAAGCAGAACGCCATGTCAATGGCTACAAGAGCTACGATCGTGTCATTTGCAGTAATCTGCTTTGCAGCTTCAAAATGGTTGTCTCACTTTGTCTACAAAACCTTTCATTATCATGACTACAATCATGCTCTTCGCTAA
- the LOC102615553 gene encoding protochlorophyllide-dependent translocon component 52, chloroplastic isoform X1 yields MEALLLSSVSPFYNTPLKLKYNRTHFTAKPKLLSFHFSPLSTLSSFSSKPSKLFTTLSPSSQVSTEATDPPETEPETNSQEEKFDWFSQWYPLMPVCDLDKRVPHAKKVLGLDVVVWWDRNENEWRVFADACPHRLAPLSEGRIDQWGRLQCPYHGWCFSGSGDCKFIPQAPPDGPPVHTSKKACAAVYPSAVQNGILWFWPDIAPQCKDIIKTKKPPHIPELDDPSFTKMFGSRDVPYGYEVLMENLMDPAHLTYAHYGMMRTRKPKVMLDREGGRPIKISFEKIDINGFIAKQDSESAKFLAPCVFVVYFDLLENQENGSASSGGAEEKLKQRRVAMIFICAPVSPGNSRVIWAFPRNFQIWIDKVVPRWIFHIGQNLILDSDLCLLHVEERKIMAVGPANWQKACFVPTKSDNLVVGFRMWLKKYSGGQFNWGGKFDATLPPTLPREQLMDRYWSHVVNCKSCNAAHKSLNALEVILQVVSVVSVGIVAATKQNAMSMATRATIVSFAVICFAASKWLSHFVYKTFHYHDYNHALR; encoded by the exons ATGGAAGCTCTCTTACTCTCCTCAGTTTCACCATTTTATAACACTCCATTAAAACTTAAGTACAACAGAACCCACTTCACTGCTAAGCCCAAGCTCTTAAGCTTCCACTTCAGTCCACTATCCACTTTATCATCTTTCTCATCAAAACCATCCAAACTCTTCACCACCTTATCACCATCATCTCAAGTTTCAACTGAAGCCACAGACCCACCAGAGACAGAGCCTGAAACTAACTCACAAGAGGAAAAATTTGATTGGTTCTCACAGTGGTATCCATTGATGCCGGTGTGTGATTTGGACAAGAGAGTCCCCCATGCAAAGAAAGTGTTGGGGCTTGATGTCGTGGTTTGGTGGGacaggaatgagaatgaatgGAGAGTCTTTGCCGATGCTTGTCCTCACAGATTGGCTCCTTTGTCAGAAGGAAGAATTGATCAATGGGGACGGCTTCAGTGTCCGTATCATGGCTGGTGCTTCAGTGGCTCGGGTGACTGTAAATTTATCCCTCAGGCTCCCCCAGACGGCCCCCCG GTCCACACATCCAAGAAAGCATGTGCAGCTGTTTATCCAAGTGCCGTACAGAATGGCATCCTATGGTTTTGGCCAGATATTGCTCCTCAGTGCAAGGATATTATCAAGACTAAGAAACCTCCTCACATCCCGGAACTCGATGACCCGTCATTTACAAAAATGTTTGGAAGCAGGGATGTTCCTTATGG ATATGAGGTCCTAATGGAAAATCTTATGGATCCTGCTCATCTTACATATGCACATTACGGAATGATGCGTACGAGGAAACCCAAAG TGATGCTCGATAGAGAAGGGGGAAGACCAATCAAAATAAGTTTCGAGAAAATAGACATAAATGGTTTCATTGCAAAGCAGGATTCGGAAAGTGCCAAATTTTTGGCACCTTGTGtctttgttgtttattttgatctTCTGGAGAATCAGGAAAATGGATCTGCATCATCGGGAGGAGCCGAAGAG AAGCTGAAGCAACGAAGAGTAgctatgatttttatttgtgctccaGTAAGTCCGGGTAACAGCAGAGTAATCTGGGCCTTCCCAAGAAACTTCCAGATTTGGATAGACAAAGTTGTTCCGCGGTGGATATTTCATATTGGACAGAACCTAATTCTGGATTCAGATTTATGCCTGCTTCACGTTGAG GAGCGAAAGATAATGGCTGTTGGCCCTGCTAATTGGCAGAAAGCTTGTTTTGTGCCAACAAAATCCGATAACCTGGTAGTTGGTTTCAGGATgtggttaaaaaaatattccgGTGGCCAATTCAATTGGGGAGGAAAATTCGATGCAACTCTTCCACCAACACTGCCAAGAGAACAGCTCATGGACAG GTACTGGTCTCATGTGGTGAACTGCAAAAGTTGCAATGCTGCACACAAGAGTCTCAATGCACTTGAGGTCATACTGCAAGTCGTCTCTGTTGTTTCAGTTGGGATTGTTGCTGCAACCAAGCAGAACGCCATGTCAATGGCTACAAGAGCTACGATCGTGTCATTTGCAGTAATCTGCTTTGCAGCTTCAAAATGGTTGTCTCACTTTGTCTACAAAACCTTTCATTATCATGACTACAATCATGCTCTTCGCTAA
- the LOC102615854 gene encoding uncharacterized protein LOC102615854, translated as MKESNPITEPIGQNLIKLISNLCFSVFVFSVLIFTVIAITYQPPDPWLESAPALTKFFTKTENATFKDDSSILKTGEDLQAMPLAPLVPPVSSITEVVIEKSEEEVKNMTVTEKSDCDELRVVNCSDPRVLIAVERFNLRLFKSIVFLEYQKPVNGSKANECDVAWRFRNKKEKSWRKYRDFRRFRFGYGENCTYKIVRAGGWHSGFNARRSFRNRVNATSRSVGNPKVAPAFRDDEINDTIPTLGSLTNFRKGKYLYYSRGGDYCKGMNQYMWSFLCGLGEAIYLNRTFVMDLSVCLAATYNPSNKDEEGKDFRYYFDFEHLKEVASVVEEGEFLRDWKKWDRGHKRKVPVKKVVTHKVTPVQLKKDKSTIIWRQFDSPEPENYWYRVCEGQAAKYIQRPWHALWKSKRLMNIVTEISGQMDWDFDAVHVVRGEKAQNKELWPHLDVDTSPDALLTKLQGMIHPWRNLYIATNEPFYNYFDKLRSQYKVHLLDDYKELWSNTSEWYNETTLLNDGRPVEFDGYMRVAVDTEVFYRAKTRVETFYNLTKDCKDGVNTC; from the coding sequence atgaaggaatcaaatccaATCACAGAGCCGATTGgccaaaatttaatcaaattgatAAGCAACCTATGTTTCTCAGTGTTTGTGTTCTCAGTGCTCATATTTACAGTCATTGCCATTACATATCAACCTCCAGATCCCTGGCTTGAATCTGCCCCAGCTTTAACTAAATTCTTCACCAAAACTGAAAATGCAACCTTTAAAGATGACAGCTCTATCCTCAAAACCGGTGAAGATTTGCAGGCTATGCCACTTGCACCTTTAGTGCCGCCTGTTAGTTCGATTACTGAAGTAGTGATTGAGAAATCTGAGGAGGAAGTGAAAAATATGACCGTCACGGAAAAGTCTGATTGTGATGAATTGAGAGTAGTAAATTGTTCTGATCCACGAGTTTTGATAGCCGTAGAGAGGTTCAATTTGAGGCTATTTAAGTCAATTGTGTTTTTGGAGTATCAAAAACCAGTTAATGGATCGAAAGCGAATGAATGTGATGTGGCTTGGAGGTTTAGGAACAAGAAAGAGAAGTCTTGGAGGAAGTATAGGGATTTTAGGAGGTTTAGGTTTGGATACGGAGAAAATTGTACTTATAAAATCGTACGTGCAGGTGGTTGGCACTCCGGTTTTAATGCCAGGAGGTCATTTAGGAATAGAGTTAATGCTACTAGTAGGAGTGTTGGGAATCCTAAAGTTGCACCAGCATTTCGCGATGATGAGATCAATGACACAATTCCAACGTTGGGATCACTGACGAATTTTAGGAAAGGGAAGTACTTGTATTACTCCCGTGGAGGAGACTATTGCAAAGGAATGAATCAGTATATGTGGAGTTTCTTGTGTGGCTTAGGCGAGGCTATCTATTTGAATAGGACATTTGTAATGGATTTGAGTGTATGCTTGGCTGCAACTTATAACCCAAGCAATAAGGATGAGGAGGGGAAGGACTTTCGATATTATTTTGACTTTGAACATCTTAAGGAGGTGGCATCAGTTGTGGAGGAAGGTGAGTTTTTGAGGGATTGGAAGAAATGGGATCGGGGTCATAAGCGAAAAGTGCCAGTTAAGAAAGTTGTTACCCATAAGGTAACACCGGTGCAACTAAAGAAAGATAAGAGCACAATTATATGGAGACAGTTTGATTCGCCTGAGCCTGAAAATTATTGGTATAGGGTGTGTGAAGGGCAGGCTGCAAAGTACATACAGAGGCCATGGCATGCACTGTGGAAGTCCAAGAGATTGATGAATATTGTCACAGAGATCAGTGGGCAAATGGATTGGGATTTTGATGCAGTTCACGTGGTTCGAGGAGAGAAAGCTCAAAATAAGGAGCTCTGGCCACATTTAGATGTCGATACATCACCTGATGCACTCCTTACAAAGCTTCAAGGAATGATTCATCCTTGGAGAAATCTGTATATTGCAACCAATGAAccgttttataattattttgataaattgagGTCTCAGTACAAGGTCCATTTGCTTGATGATTACAAGGAACTTTGGAGCAATACAAGTGAGTGGTACAATGAGACCACACTTTTGAACGACGGACGACCAGTTGAGTTTGATGGGTACATGAGAGTTGCTGTGGATACAGAGGTCTTCTACAGAGCAAAGACACGTGTGGAAACATTCTATAATTTGACCAAAGACTGCAAGGATGGAGTTAATACCTGCTGA
- the LOC102615553 gene encoding protochlorophyllide-dependent translocon component 52, chloroplastic isoform X2 gives MEALRLSSVSPFCNATFKLEYNKTHFTKPKFLSFQFSSLSTLSSFSSKPYKIFTTLSPSSQVSTEATDPPERELETNSQEEKFDWFSQWYPLMPVCDLDKRVPHAKKVLGLDVVVWWDRNENEWRVFADACPHRLAPLSEGRIDQWGRLQCVYHGWCFSGSGDCKFIPQAPPDGPPVHTFEKACAAVYPSTVQHDIVWFWPNIAPRYKDIIKTKKPPHIPELDDPSFTKLFGNRDIPYGYEVLLENLMDPAHVPYAHYGLMRTRKPKVKLDREGGRPVEMSVNKIDINGFIGKQEWGSSKFLAPCIFFAYTDLMKDQENGSASSAGAEKKLEQQRAALIFICVPVSPGHSRLIWAFPRNFQTWIDKVVPRWIFHIGQNLILDSDLYLLHVEERKIMDVGPANWQKACFVPTKADALVVGFRRWLKKYAGGQFNWGGKFNATLPPTPPREQLMDRYWSHVVNCKSCNAAHKSLSALEVTLQVVSIASIGIVATTKQNAMSMATRTTIISFAVICFAASKWLSHFIYKTFHYHDYNHALR, from the exons ATGGAAGCTCTTAGACTCTCCTCGGTTTCACCTTTTTGTAACGCTACATTCAAACTTGAGTACAATAAGACCCACTTCACTAAGCCCAAGTTCTTAAGCTTTCAGTTCAGTTCCCTGTCCACTTTATCATCTTTCTCATCAAAACCATACAAAATCTTCACCACCTTATCACCATCGTCACAAGTTTCAACTGAAGCCACAGACCCACCAGAAAGAGAGCTTGAAACTAACTCACAAGAGGAGAAATTTGATTGGTTCTCACAGTGGTATCCATTGATGCCGGTGTGTGATTTGGACAAGAGAGTCCCTCATGCAAAGAAAGTGTTGGGGCTTGATGTCGTGGTTTGGTGGGacaggaatgagaatgaatgGAGAGTCTTTGCTGATGCTTGTCCTCACAGATTGGCTCCTTTGTCAGAAGGAAGAATTGATCAATGGGGAAGGCTTCAGTGTGTGTATCATGGCTGGTGCTTCAGTGGCTCGGGTGACTGTAAATTTATCCCTCAGGCTCCCCCAGACGGCCCCCCG GTCCACACATTCGAGAAAGCATGTGCAGCAGTTTATCCAAGTACCGTCCAGCATGACATCGTATGGTTTTGGCCAAATATTGCTCCTCGGTACAAGGATATTATCAAGACTAAGAAACCTCCTCACATCCCGGAACTAGATGACCCGTCATTCACAAAATTGTTTGGGAACAGAGATATACCTTATGG TTATGAGGTCTTATTGGAAAATCTTATGGACCCTGCTCATGTTCCATATGCACATTACGGATTGATGCGTACAAGGAAACCCAAAG TGAAGCTCGATAGAGAAGGGGGAAGACCAGTTGAAATGAGTGTCAATAAAATAGACATAAATGGTTTCATTGGAAAGCAGGAGTGGGGAAGTAGCAAATTTTTGGCACCTTGTATCTTTTTTGCTTATACTGATCTTATGAAGGATCAAGAAAATGGATCTGCATCATCAGCAGGAGCCGAAAAG AAGCTGGAGCAACAAAGAGCAGCtctgatttttatttgtgttccAGTTAGTCCTGGTCACAGCAGATTAATATGGGCGTTCCCAAGAAACTTTCAAACTTGGATAGACAAAGTTGTTCCGCGGTGGATATTTCATATTGGACAGAATCTAATTCTTGATTCAGATTTATACCTGCTTCACGTTGAG GAGCGAAAGATAATGGATGTTGGCCCTGCTAATTGGCAGAAAGCTTGTTTTGTGCCAACAAAAGCCGATGCCCTGGTAGTTGGTTTCAGGAGgtggttaaaaaaatatgccGGTGGCCAATTCAATTGGGGAGGGAAATTCAATGCGACTCTTCCACCAACACCGCCCAGGGAACAGCTCATGGACAG GTACTGGTCTCATGTGGTGAATTGCAAAAGTTGCAATGCGGCACACAAGAGTCTCAGCGCACTTGAGGTCACGCTACAAGTCGTCTCCATTGCTTCAATTGGGATTGTTGCTACAACCAAGCAGAATGCCATGTCAATGGCTACAAGAACTACAATCATCTCATTTGCAGTAATCTGCTTTGCGGCTTCAAAATGGTTGTCTCACTTCATCTACAAAACCTTTCATTATCATGACTACAATCATGCCCTTCGCTGA